Genomic window (Candidatus Beckwithbacteria bacterium):
CGTTTGCCGACAATGCCTGGCAAAAAGCTGTAGCTTGGGCCAAGCAATCAAAATTACCAACTTTAGTCGAAGATTCTGGGCTTTGTGTAGATGCTTTGGACGGCCAACCTGGTATTCATTCCAAACGGTTTTTCGAAGGTTCAGATAAAGACAAAAATCAACATGTATTAAAACTGCTCAGTAGCAAAGTTGATCGCTCGGCTTTTTATGTTTGCGTCATGGTTTTTTATGATCCAAACAGTAAAAATAAACATGTAGCTGAGGGTAAATGTTATGGCCAAATATCTCAAACACCCAAGGGCAACAATGGATTTGGCTATGATCC
Coding sequences:
- the rdgB gene encoding RdgB/HAM1 family non-canonical purine NTP pyrophosphatase, producing the protein MKQLFLGTNNQNKVKELAKTLSSLGIKVISPSKLQLDFDPPETGKTFADNAWQKAVAWAKQSKLPTLVEDSGLCVDALDGQPGIHSKRFFEGSDKDKNQHVLKLLSSKVDRSAFYVCVMVFYDPNSKNKHVAEGKCYGQISQTPKGNNGFGYDPIFIPDGFELTFGQLPAQTKQKISHRAKALALMLPFLQQWSNATFLS